Proteins found in one Fulvitalea axinellae genomic segment:
- a CDS encoding DUF4157 domain-containing protein, which yields MNIHNDRSQQYKGQSIANSITQKQNSSEYVSKFVNNRPEAIAQRKLQEVANDSLQAKQVAQLQTMASSYLAKQQPLIQRQEKENNTGLPDNLKSGVENLSGYSMDDVKVHYNSDKPAQLEAHAYAQGTDIHVASGQEKHLPHEAWHVAQQKQGRVKPTMQMKGKVHINDDAGLEREADAMGEKALQAKSEEPNAGGGELGSLRGGVALIQRLTIHKGFNNAEAVEKEEAAPFQLATVQFEGIYDLNLYRPHIQDYIKRTSDKFIPVIELRTYDSAIPESIGQYLEGAAEVIKKWGEERPFILRYKTLRDEAMDPGVGEDVRELATQGQIQSLKELELGEEGLPGFLKHNPELKKPQSEMKKGNMMIPAPEFHELLEKDNSELGEIWMGKAQQRYSLHVRQIAKMILDSRSSVESVEKGEKEPPKRLRRSNSMVKPDTLTMTNLVVGEEEVTRQVVGQAVKSAFKKGVGQVLLTVEHAGYTKSQWGRIEPQISLLREEGFCVEIIHTIKDGEGEKAQQSGIRKEEPTKTAPARSILKITLEPKMKLEPKMKPEPKMKLETRPELPDDVSGTIMSNGWTQHYIRWYCSMVKEDVDDAMEFMSVSGAQYLRETRGYT from the coding sequence ATGAATATTCATAACGACAGGTCTCAGCAATATAAAGGCCAGTCGATTGCGAACAGCATTACTCAAAAGCAGAACAGTAGTGAGTATGTCTCTAAATTTGTTAACAATCGACCTGAAGCAATTGCCCAACGGAAACTCCAAGAGGTGGCGAACGATAGTCTCCAGGCAAAACAAGTAGCGCAATTGCAGACGATGGCTAGTAGTTATCTTGCAAAACAGCAACCCCTCATTCAAAGGCAAGAAAAAGAAAACAACACGGGCTTGCCTGATAATTTAAAGTCTGGAGTCGAAAATTTATCTGGCTATTCTATGGATGACGTGAAGGTGCATTACAACTCTGACAAGCCGGCACAGCTGGAAGCTCATGCTTATGCGCAAGGGACTGATATTCACGTTGCTTCGGGACAGGAAAAACATCTGCCTCATGAAGCATGGCACGTAGCTCAGCAAAAGCAAGGACGGGTAAAGCCTACTATGCAAATGAAGGGCAAAGTTCATATCAATGATGATGCTGGATTGGAAAGAGAAGCTGATGCTATGGGGGAGAAGGCTTTGCAGGCGAAATCGGAAGAGCCTAATGCGGGAGGGGGGGAGCTAGGATCTTTGCGCGGTGGAGTTGCCCTAATCCAACGCCTGACTATACATAAAGGCTTCAATAATGCTGAGGCGGTGGAAAAGGAGGAAGCGGCTCCTTTTCAACTGGCCACGGTTCAGTTTGAAGGAATATACGATTTGAATTTATATCGTCCTCATATTCAAGATTATATAAAGAGAACCTCTGATAAATTCATTCCAGTTATTGAATTAAGGACCTATGATAGTGCTATTCCTGAGTCTATAGGTCAGTATCTTGAAGGAGCTGCGGAAGTAATCAAGAAGTGGGGAGAGGAAAGACCGTTTATCTTGAGATATAAAACCTTAAGAGATGAAGCCATGGACCCTGGTGTGGGAGAAGATGTTAGAGAGCTTGCGACTCAGGGTCAAATTCAAAGTCTCAAAGAGTTAGAGTTGGGGGAGGAGGGGCTTCCGGGCTTTCTTAAGCATAATCCTGAATTAAAGAAACCCCAATCGGAAATGAAGAAAGGGAATATGATGATTCCTGCGCCGGAATTTCATGAGTTGTTAGAGAAGGATAACAGTGAATTGGGTGAAATATGGATGGGAAAAGCACAGCAGAGATACAGTTTGCATGTCAGACAAATTGCGAAAATGATTTTGGATAGTAGATCCAGCGTAGAAAGCGTAGAAAAAGGAGAGAAAGAACCTCCAAAGCGATTACGAAGATCAAATTCTATGGTAAAGCCCGACACTTTGACAATGACGAATTTGGTGGTGGGTGAAGAAGAAGTGACCCGACAAGTGGTAGGTCAGGCTGTTAAATCAGCTTTTAAAAAGGGGGTTGGACAGGTATTGTTAACTGTAGAACATGCGGGATATACCAAATCACAATGGGGGCGAATTGAGCCGCAAATCTCTTTATTAAGAGAGGAAGGGTTTTGCGTAGAGATAATACATACAATCAAAGATGGAGAAGGTGAAAAAGCACAACAATCAGGTATAAGAAAAGAAGAACCCACCAAGACGGCTCCAGCGCGTTCAATACTTAAAATTACGCTCGAACCCAAGATGAAGCTCGAACCCAAGATGAAGCCCGAACCCAAGATGAAGCTCGAAACCAGGCCGGAATTACCAGATGACGTTTCTGGAACAATTATGAGCAATGGATGGACCCAACATTACATACGCTGGTATTGTTCCATGGTTAAAGAGGATGTAGATGATGCGATGGAATTTATGTCGGTTTCCGGGGCGCAATATTTGAGGGAAACGAGGGGATACACCTAA
- a CDS encoding type II CAAX endopeptidase family protein, with the protein MNEKTYAKGYLSVGQAWGILGLGMLFTFVIFLPTVVFTANSLGDELASFLGYTVTFGATFWVAHIFYKKEVGHVRYDLSLSSVKVMALAMLVICCLQIGVTIPIASLIPMPEIFKQAFSQMAQNKGLFGFLTVVIVAPVLEEFIFRGVILKGLLKKYSPHKSILLSSFLFGIMHFNPWQFVTAMVIGVFSGWVFYKTKKLSLSILIHVVNNALAFVPLYFMQQDSASQMDLSWMQGIEQGYGSLLNFGLVVAGAVMTSVFGIMILNKEWSKPKAVEGNVVEELAVED; encoded by the coding sequence ATGAATGAGAAAACTTACGCAAAAGGGTATCTGTCAGTAGGTCAGGCTTGGGGAATTCTTGGCCTTGGAATGCTTTTCACCTTCGTTATCTTCCTCCCGACCGTGGTGTTTACAGCGAATTCTTTGGGGGACGAATTGGCTTCTTTCTTAGGCTATACCGTCACGTTCGGGGCCACTTTTTGGGTAGCGCATATTTTTTACAAAAAGGAAGTCGGGCATGTGCGTTATGACCTCTCGCTTTCTTCCGTGAAGGTAATGGCCTTGGCGATGTTGGTGATATGTTGTTTGCAAATAGGGGTGACTATTCCTATCGCGAGTTTGATTCCCATGCCGGAAATATTCAAGCAGGCATTTTCCCAGATGGCGCAGAATAAGGGACTGTTTGGCTTTTTGACTGTAGTTATCGTGGCTCCCGTTTTGGAGGAGTTTATTTTTAGGGGTGTTATTCTTAAAGGCCTCTTAAAGAAATACTCGCCTCACAAATCAATTCTGTTGTCCTCTTTTCTTTTTGGCATAATGCATTTCAACCCTTGGCAATTCGTTACGGCTATGGTAATCGGGGTGTTTTCGGGTTGGGTTTTCTACAAAACCAAAAAGCTGTCACTGTCTATCCTTATCCATGTCGTGAATAACGCGCTGGCCTTTGTGCCCTTATATTTTATGCAACAGGACTCTGCGTCCCAAATGGACCTGTCTTGGATGCAGGGGATCGAGCAGGGTTATGGAAGTCTTCTCAACTTCGGGCTTGTTGTGGCGGGAGCGGTCATGACCTCCGTTTTCGGGATTATGATATTGAATAAAGAGTGGAGTAAGCCTAAAGCCGTCGAAGGGAATGTTGTGGAGGAGTTGGCGGTTGAGGATTAG